The Aptenodytes patagonicus chromosome 18, bAptPat1.pri.cur, whole genome shotgun sequence genome includes the window ATGCAGAAGCAAGTTTGACGTTGCAAACAACATCCCTGTGTCAGGTAAGGAGAACAGGTCATATTTGGGATGAATCAGAAACAGGAAATCGCTTCAGTCTCATGCCTCCATGTCTGGGCAAGAACTTCAGCTCTCATAACTGGATAGAGAGGCAGCTGTTTAACACGAATTCACTGGCACCTCACAGGTATTCTGGTGTCTGCAGAAGCGTGGCTTGCTCTGGTTTAAGCCCTAATTAAAACAAAGGAGAGTCTTCCATCTGGGTGTACCTTGGTACAAGGTGGTAGGCGTGCAGCTAGGCTCAATTCCCAGAGGTCTGCAGGATCGAGAGGAGTGGAAGCCAGGCCATACTCATTTTAAGGGAGTGAGTGTGTCTGACTCCGCCTGTCTTTGTTTCCCCTTAGTGTGCAGTGGGGACTATGCTGAGCCCGACCTGACCAAGTCCACTCCTCACCAAGGCTTTCAGAACAATGTTCCTCACTACGCCGAAACAGATATCGTCCACCTGCAAGGTGTGACCGGCAACAACATGTATGCAGTCCCAGCCCTCACTGTGGATTCACTTACCAAGAAAGACATCTCAGTGGGTGAATTCCCACGGCAGCAGCTACGACTCAAGGAGAAACTGGGAGAAGGACAGTTTGGAGAGGTACAGCCCTCCTCTTCCATACTTCCTCCAACAGAAAGGAGATGCCTGGCACATTGAAACTTCTGAGCTGCCTCTGGCACTGCTTCAGATTTGGGGGCTGAGGGACATGGATAACAGTACTTTCTTTAATACATGTCTTTGCTGTTGGGGAAGGCTGATGGTAGGCTTCAGAGAGCCCAGTTCTGCACCTGTGAGGCTGCTGCTTGGTACCACCTGAGTCTTTCTCAACAGATGagctttgcaaacttttttttgttcGCTGTCTGTATCCCCATTTATGACCCTATACAAAAGGCCTGGGGATGTGAGTTCAGACTGTTTCACAATCTTCCGTGGATGTCTCAAACATTTGATGGCTGTCACCCACCTTTAGGCATGTGAATTTGAAAACTCCAGCCCAGACAGATTGATCCTAGCTGTAAAAACAGCTTTCACATTAACAGGTGGAGGTTCTGGTGGAGCTCTGCACGCTGACCCAAGCAAAGACAGGCATTTCCCAAGCACTGTGATGCCCTCACATACTCTCTAGCATTGCTGCTTGCTCAAGCCCCAGTTTGTGTCAGAAGCCTCAGGCAGCATGATACATGCATCTGTCATCTTCCAAGCTTTCTCTTTACTCCTTGAGCTCCTTTCAAGCCATGAATGTTTTCACCTcgccttttcttctctccctgcttcATTTCCACACTATCCCTAGTTCCGTACTGAGCAGGtcttcccctctcctgctcccactgtctcttttttttttcttcccagcttttgCTCATTTGCAGCCTTTAAATTCTACCTGTCTACTACATTTTGGCAAAGCACAGCCCTTTACTGACCGcttcctcctcagtgacgtgccCATCTTTATAGTTCCTCCCTCCTGACAGCGCATCTTCTCTaccccagccccttccctgtccccctcACTTTTTTCTGGATCACTCTGTGTATTGGGAAGGTGCTGACATCCTCAGCCTCTTCACCTGGCTGTCAGTGTAGCCCTTTCTGCTGTTGCCTGGATCCTGCCCTGTCTTGGGCTGTGCTCCAAAAGTGAAACAGAGAGGCTTTTTCTTCTCATTGCTTTGTTTCTGGTTTCTCCTTCCCTCTTGTTCCTGTCCTTCTAATAACTGTCaaagctttcttctcctcctcatttGTGTtgtcaaacagcagcagccaggctgttcCATCTCCATTTTCCTTAGAGATTGATTCAGAGCCTGTTCCTTTCCTCACATCATAGGCTCTTTCCCTTACTTTTGCAAACGTGCCACATCGCAttctcccatctctcctcctcacctccttaGTCTTTACCAAACTGGTCATCATCACATGCTCTGCTCCACTGCTCTGGCTTAATGTGCAGTCTTGCTTCTAGCAACATGGCTCACTGCTTTTTTCACATCTCCACTCAGAGCTTTCTTCcctttcaatctttttttcttgctcataATCATCCACTCCCTGGACTCAGTGACACATTACTTGTGCTTGTAATACATGCGCCTTAGTACCATGGCTCTCTTTCCAATTCCTAGTCTCGTGACTGTACTTCCACCACAGCAGATTTGATTCTCCTTGTAACTGCAGTAGCATCTTTGTACTCTTGTTTCTGTTGTGTAGGTTTGTCCCATTTTCTATGctgtctcctttttctcctcaccATGCTCGTCACAAGTTCTTGGTGCTTTCTTCATACAAAATTCATTAAGCTCCCATTACATTCCCCTCACTGCTGTGAGTCTTTTGACTGACACATCCTCTAGTCCTTTTTCCTATCCCACACACTCAGGTCTGTCTACTTTCCCCACCCCAGCATCTCTTGCCCAGTTCTCTATTTGAATATGCATTCTGATAACTTCTTAAGCAAGTGTCTTGTCACCCCTTGTTATACGACCCTGGCAGTAATTTTATGTCTTTATTCGTTTATTTATCTGAAGAAACTTGGAATTCTGTGTACTCATCAGAGTATTCATCTTTGGGTATATTCACAGGTGAGGTGTTTACATCACACACACATGGACACACACAGGCGCACacacttttttttggggggggggggggggggggggggggaatagaggACTTCGGATAGCTGTCTGTAATTCCTGGATGCTCCTCCGTTAAGTTTGAGCAGTGACTCAAGCCAGGCTGCAGGACAGTTCTGGACTTGCATGGCTGGTGTGATGTGTTGTACATGCCAAACATGCTGCAGCCATGCTGTTTGCATGCACGTGCAGAGCAAAGCAGACAACTCCAGGCACAGTGGCCTTCCTGAACATCTCCAGTACTTGCTGGGCAAATTGGACTGCCCCAGTAGTCTACTGCACCAATCTGCACACGTGCAGTGAATTCAGTGTGCTGGGGACACGTCAGGCTGCAATCCATGTGCGTTCCGACGTCAGGGGCTATATAGCATATGTACACGTTTTGTCCAGGATCTAGGGTCAACCTATGGGCTATTTCTGATCAGAACAGTGTCACCTTCATTAGATCATTCACTTGGTCATTCTGCCAGGGGTGACCAACCTGGTGACCTCAATGTGATgttgttttcctctggttttctGCCTGTGCATTCTCTCATAGTTGCCTCTCCCTTGTGCCCCGCAGGTGCACCTTTGTGAAGCAGATGGCCTGCTGGAATTCCTGGGAGTCTCGCCTACAGAATTCACTCACCAGCCAGTTCTTGTAGCAGTAAAAATGCTGAGATCAGATGTCAACAAAACAGCCAGGTAAGCGCATCCGCAATGCTGACCAtctgagaaggaaagcaaatactCTCCAGGCAACAGTTTCACATGGGTTAACCCTGGTGACTTCTGTAAGAGAGTGTCATGTGTCTCTGGTGTATGTTCTGTGTGTTCATGTAAGGAACAGGACACAAGCAGGGAGTAGGGTATAGGAATAGATGTAATGTCAAACTGAAATGCTGTATTAATCCTGTTTGCTGGGGAAGGGGGTCAATGTTTGAACGCAAGCACAGAACCAGCTTTCAAACTTACTGTGTGCAGAAGTGTAAATGTTTCTGAACTGAGATTTTCTTACATGCCACTTCTGCTTTCCTTAGACAAAGGAATAGTTTAGGATTCGaacctgtgttttctgttttacaagAAATGATTTCCTGAAGGAGATCAAGATCATGTCACGGCTGAAGAACCCAAATATCATCCGGCttctgggggtgtgtgtgcatgatGACCCACTGTGCATGATAACAGAGTACATGGAAAATGGAGACCTCAATCAGTTCCTGTCGCAGAGGGAGATCTACAGCAAATTTGCCATTTCAAACAATATTCCCTGCGTCAGGTAAGAGGAGCTGCCCATCTTTGGGATGAATCAACAATACAGAGCTACCAGTTTCATCTGCTGTGCCTTCTAGGCAGTGACCTTCCTCCAGCCTGACTGTTGCCACAGCATATACTGTGGACACTAGTCCTGCTTTGCATGGGAGGTTGTTCTTGAGGCCTCTGGAGGTCTGTGTTTCCATGAAGTGTCCCTGACTGTGGGCTGTTCTCGTCACGGTGACCATCTTTAGTTGTACCGTTTACTGATGTGACCATCTGTGGGCTTGCatcaaatatttcattaatatggGAAGCCAGTTGCATTACAGCAAGAATTTTGGGATGAAAATCAAGAACATCTCTTAGGCTTTTAAGAAGGTTCATATGTTCTCTGGATATCTAAAAAATATTAGATGAGGGGAGTTGAGTGTGGAGCTTCACTAAGGAAAGATTTTGTCAGCCAACAGAAGGAGAATATTTGGCAAAGGAAACCATTTTCTGTCAGTGGTGGCACTTCTCTCCTCTATGGAAGGATTAAATCTGACATAAAAGCTTCTCTACTGTTGCAGAAAtcctttcctcagaggagagtTGTGTGTAGGACTAACGTATTCTGCTCGATAAAGAAACCTGCACCGATCAGCAGTTGCTGCATTGCTTAGCCTTTGGCATGTACCTCCCCAAACGATTAGATTTATTTATAGTTCAAGAACTAGGCAGTTAGGCAGATCCAGTTCTGTTGATGGACTGCACAGGAGATGGCTGGTTCTTACAATGTCGAGACAACACCAGCGTTTCTGCCAGTAGCTGGCAGTGGTCAGTCATCCTGTCAGGGAGTGTTAAACTGGCATCCTGCAGTCATGACACACCAGGAACTGTAGGATGGGAGAGGGTTTGCATCCGAGTAGGAACATATTCCAGCTCTCTCCAGTCTCCTGCCCTTTCTGCACATCTGAAACAGCTTTCACCTTCAgacttggggcttttttttcctggccaaAGCCTCAAACTGTCCTTTCTCCTTTATCTCCTCACCTCTCATCTGACTTCAGCACTGTCACTCACGTTCTTCCTTGGTTTCCATTACTTGGCTCTacatctactttttctttctctccagctgatccttcagcctctccttttGTCCCTTCCAGCCAGGTATAGTTTCACATTAAAGGAAGCTGGTATGACTAGCTCAGATATCTGTCTATATAGTTGTTTACTGAGAGTGAAATGAATTCCCCTGCCAAGGAGTGCAGCTTGTCTCTGCTGGTGCCTGTGGGCGTTTGACTAACAGGGCAAGGTCCAACCGTCTCACCCGTCTCTCAAGCTCAATACTTGGTGCACCAAATGTGGTGACCAGCCCTTTCCTGCAGAGAGGTCACACATTTTTAAGTCCTTATGGCTCTTTGGTATTTGAAGTGCATCTCcctgctgtttctctgctctggtgagaccccccctggagcactgcctccagctctggagctctcagcacaagaaagacatggacctgttggagcgggtccagaggagggccacaaaaatgatcggggggtggaacacttctcctgtgaagaaaggctgagagaggtggggttgttcagcctggagaagagaaggcttcggggagaccttcttgcagcctatcagtacttaaagggggcttataaaaaagatggcggcaaactttttagcggggcctgttgcgacaggacaagggggaacggctttaaactgaaggggggtagatttagactagatataaggaagaaattttttatgctgagggtggtgcagcactggcccaggttgcccagagaggtggtgaatgcctcatccctggcaacattcaaggtcaggttggacggggctctgagcaacctgatctacttgcagatgtccctgcccagggcaggggggttggactagatgacctttagaggtcccttccaacccaaagtattctatgatccTCTGGCTATCTAGCAAATCATGAAGATGAGTCCGCTGAGAGGTGTCTCCTGACCTGCCCCTCTGTGTGCAGAGCCACACGCATCAAGCCCTACAGAGCTTGCTGAGCAGAGGGGCGGGGAGCCAACTGGTAGCTGCTGATGGGATCCTGCCAGGGCGCGGGTGGGACAGGGGAGACGGGGCTTCTTGAATGGGAAGAGCAACAGCCCCAGGCAGGGAGACAACTGGAGCtgagcagggggaagggagaaggttgGGTCTGGAGGCTGTGCCTGCTCCTATGTGAAAAGCCAACAACAAGGTTAACAAGGTACAAGTGGGTGGCACAGTTCCTTCTCTGGGGGCACAACAGGTCCACTCAGATCAAGAGGAACGTTGAGCTGACTGTGGGACCGGGCTAGGTGTCACCTAGCTGAGTTGTGGTGTTCACCATGTTGAAAGGCTGGGAGGGAAGTGGTGCCCAGACCCTTCTGCTGGGGCAAGGGGCTGCCTCAGAATCTCTGTAGCGATAGCTTAGCTATTGATTAGAACAGATAGGTTGGATCTTTTATCATTAGATGCATTACATTATTGTAATTTAGATAACATGGTAGTGCTTCTCTTATTGCCACCAGAACACAAAGAGGAGGAGACTAAGACATTCTTTTTCTGAGCTTTATCAGAGAAATAATAACTGTGAACAGTTTATTAGATTTGTTGTGACAAATGCTTGATTGCGTGAAGCATTTGAGCACACACAGTGGGAAACAAGCCGCGCATCACAGAATAATAGTGTGTGAAGAATGCTGAAAGTCAGATGGTCCAAACTTTGTCTGTGTATCATACAACTTTATTATCTTAATTTTGCTAATGGGGGAATTAAAATTATATTAGATGGAAAATGCATCTGTTGATATTGTCAgtaatattaaacattaaaaaaagtaagcTCTCTTTAATGTTAAGTGACATATTAATGTAAGCATGCGATAGCAGCAGTGTTTGAAATATCAATCTAAGCAGTTTTTTAGATAGGAGATTCTGAGATTGTACAGCTTAATTTTTCATGTGTCTCTGCAAGAAGTTGGTGCTTTGATGCATAAACTCTTTGAAAGTCTTGAGATTAAtgcttgctattaaaaaaatctaagggATGTCAAATTCTAAGGGCCCTGAATTTCAGGGACAGCTTGTCTGTTCTTGCTTCGTCAGCTCAGGAACTTGGCTTAGCCTGGCAGGTGGGGGTGTTAGTGCCCTGAAACTAGACAGTTTAGTTTCACTGTTATGGCAAAAACAAAAATGATAGGTCACTGTCTTACATCAAACACAAGGAAGAGTCGAGTGTGGGGAACTCACTGATTTTTCTtcgtttttgttttcttttaatgcagcTACTCTAACCTGCTGTACATGGCCACCCAGATTGCCTCTGGAATGAAGTATTTAGCATCTCTGAATTTTGTGCACAGAGATCTGGCAACTCGCAACTGCCTGGTGGGGAACAACTACACCATCAAGATTGCGGACTTTGGCATGAGCAGGAATCTTTACAGTGGGGATTACTACCGTATCCAGGGAAGAGCTGTACTGCCCATACGTTGGATGGCCTGGGAAAGCATCCTCCTGGTAGGGACTGCACAAACcattctctctcccttcctctgattTTTCACTGTGCCCCTGAAATAGTAACACGTGTGTGTGTAACAGTCCTTATAGCATCAAAACGTATGCTACAGATGGCCCCGGGTGAGAAGTCCATTAGGTTGCGTTGGACATAACTCAGATCCTGGAGACGGAGCGTGTCCTTGCAAATACAGCACAGATCATCTGGGGTATAATTTATGTTCTGTGCGTGGCATTCAGGATTCCTGCTGGAATCGTGAAGAAATTGCCTTTTTGTGCTTATTTCCCCAGCTgtgaagctgagagggacagggacaGAACTTCATGAGTTTCAAGTGCCAAGTCTGGTTTtgaggttggggttttgtttaagAGTCCTGCTGTCTCCCCTTAGGAGATTGTTCAACAGCCCAAACACATTCAGTCTGGAGGCAGTTACTTAATATTCAGCCCCATATTTCTTTCTCAGACTAGTCGGTGAGATCACCTGTTGTACTTTCTTACAATGCCCCCTCCGAGTACCCAGAAAAATTAATTGCTTCTgctatagaatcacagaatcatagaatcattaaggttggaaaagacctctaagatcattgagtccaaccgtcaacccaacacccccatgcccactaaaccatgtccctaagcacctcatctacacgtcttttaaatacctccagggatggggactcagccacttccctgggcagcctgttccaatgtttaaccactctttcagtaaagacgtttttcctcacgtccaatctaaacctcccctggcgcaacttgaggccatttcctctcgtcctatcgcttgttacttgggagaagagaccgacccccacctcgctacaacctcctttcaggtagttgtagagcgtgataaggtctcccctcagcctccttttccttATAAAGGCTGATAGGCCTGAGCTTTTCTAAATTCACCCCATTTTCCTGGTCACAGCTGCATCTAAACCATAAGTCACTCCCATCTTCCTTGTGTGAACATCTTCCAAACATGGACAGACTGCTAGGTTTGCCAGATAAGCCTGGGCAATCCGGGTCTTGGATGTTTTCTGCCTAAACAGGCCCTCCAGTTCCCAATTGTTGTCTGTTATTTTCTGAGCaatttttagctgctttttacTTCTTCAGAAGCACATTGTTCCAAACACGGCCAGTTTGGGCACGTTTTTCGAAGAcagaaaacagggacagggagcagactGTAACCGACTTATTACATGCGCAAAGATCAACATTATCTTGGCCTTTCTCTAAGAGTCTGGAGTCTGCTTCGGCTCTGCTTTCACCCCAAGGGCTTTCCTTCCTGTTCAAAGACTTTTCTGTGCTGCACTACTGCGTTTTGGGTGGAGGTAGGCAGCAGCTATCCACCCCCTGCCACAGTCCATTTTTGTACTGCTGTAGACAAATACAGACTTTCTCAGGAGGGACAGTAGCCTCTGGCTTTCTCTGAGACTTGCTCGCTGTTTCAAGAGGTTTGCCCCAGTGAAAGCTTGCCCCTTCTTAGAGCTGTCCCTGGGTCCCACAGACATGCTGCTCCTGCCCCACAAAGCAACAGTCTCGTACCTTGGTCTCTCTGTGCGTTGCCAAGAGCAGGTCACCTGCTCCGCTGTCTCTTTTTGAGAGCATTTTCCCAGGTATGAGTTCTGCATCCTTGTGTTTAGCTGCAGGGAGTGTAGACTGAAACAGTTTTTGCTGAATGTGTGCTGTGAGCAACCTGGGCTTACAACATCCTTTCTGTTCACAGGGCAAGTTCACCACAGCCAGTGATGTCTGGGCATTTGGGGTCACCCTCTGGGAGATGTTCATACTGTGTAAGGAGCAACCATACAGCCTCCTCTCAGATGAGCAAGTCATCGAGAACACAGGAGAGTTCTTCCGGAGCCAGGGCAGGCAGGTAAGAAAGCAAACGTgacctctccttccttcccttgaCCTGGTCACATCCAAGTGGATCTCCACAGGGCCTTTCTGCTGGCCTTACATCATCTGCAGAAGTCTCTGCTTCTATTACTCATCTCTTCAAGCGTGtcctgcctctcttccccttcctctggaCTCATTGCACCGGCTTTCCTCTCTTGGAGTCCCACTGGAAGAACCTCTTCTTTACTGGCGCTGTCCAGTGCTTCTTCCTTATAAGCCACTTCTATTTCAATCTGCCCTTGATGCACTGTCCTCCTTAGCTTTGCTGGGCTCTCCTACACAatccttttgctcttttcctttgtcAGATCTCTCTCCCACTAGTGTTTTCTCTGAAAGATGAGGGAGCACTtactgaggtggggaaggaggagttGTTAGTGCCCAGGGGTTAGATACTCCCTGTAATATCTCCACATAGGCTGAGAAGCCTTTGGCCATCTCCAGGTGCTGAAGGGCTTTTCTGTGTCGTTGTCCTCTCTTACTAACTCCCAGGCAGGATTGTGCACTCCACTGCTGCCACCTTCAATAGATGCCAGTGATGATGCAGGACAATCCAGCACCTCAGTACTCAGGATCACTGTGCCCCAAAAAGTGGAGTGCCAGCTGTTTGCTCTTCTCCCAAAATTCACCTTTAGCACCAAACAAGTTAAAGGATTAAGGGGAATGGAATAATGGAAGATTTTATTCACTGTCTCCCAAATACTAATCATTTAGTGAAGAGCCTAGAAGATGTGTATTGAaatgagaggggggaaaaaataattctgccaAGCTGTGCTTCAGATAAGCTCTAAAAggtgttttttctgtctctgctaaCAAGCTGTCACGATGCTTAGAAAGCCTCATGGGTTGTCGACGGTGAGTGAAAGTATTTGGATTTTATTGTGGtaaatttggttttggtttgtgtgtTGCTGTCACTTGGAAGACGAATCTCTCTGAAGCATTCATGTTTCCTGGGGGACAAAGGACTGTTTTGTGACCAGCTCATCAAAGAATTTGGCAAAGTGTCTGCAGTGCCATTTGAGTTGGCATCAAAGCTCCATCCAGACTTCACTGCCAGATTCATGCTTAATGGATTTCAAACATTGCATGGTGGCTGTCTTATAAACCTGGAATGAAACTGtccttttggttttaatttagtAGAGGTTCAATTCTTttatggaaaaaaccccactgaaatagctgtgtttttcttcctttcagatcTATCTCTCCCAGACTCCTCTGTGTCCTAACCCTGTGTTTGACCTGATGCTGAAATGTTGGAGCAGGGATATAAAAGATCGTCCGACTTTTGACATGATTCACCACTTCCTGCTAGAACAAATGGAATCAAACATTTGACTCCAGAAAGAGACAAACTGTTGAGAACGGAGTGACTTTGGTGTCTTCTTTGCCTGTACCTCACGGGAAGATGGTCAGGCCACCTTGCTCTCCTCCCTTGACTGTTCTGTATTTAAGTTGAGATGTCCATGGCAGCTGCTCATTCTATTGGCCATGGTCTGACACACAGGACCAGAGGATCTCATTTCGTTGAAAAATCATCTCCTCTTCTGAATCATTTCCTGGGAATACTGTGAGAGGGGTTTTATTAGATACCCATACACCTTTGGGCAAAACGAATGAGTAAAACTTTGAGGGACTTGGAGCTCTCTCCTGGGTGGAATAGAAAGCTACCAGTCGGTGAGAGCGCTACCACTCAAGAACAGATTTCTAGAAGTAAAGACTTCAGTCTTCTAAGACTATTCCATTAAGTCAAATGGAAGTCTTGTGCACATTAACAAGTGTTTCTGTATGCTCTTGCTACAGACAATATGTATAGTGAGAGACTAGAAATGTCTAGAGCTAGGGAATGGTTTAACAGACTTGAGAACTGACGGAGCTGGATTTAGCAACCCTTTGGAAGTAATGCTACCAGGGTCTACGGAGGATGCTGATACAAGAGTCCAAGATcatgttcttttttcctgtggttgTTAAGCACTGCTTTTGTTATATATGTGCGTTTTCCccacactggatttttttttttctagaaaagaaattttgaaaatgaatgttaaagGTCATGGGAAGGTCACTACGGTAGAAGATCTTCTTTTGACCTACAAATTAAGGCTAGGGTAGGGAGTTTGTATTGAAAAGTAGCTGATACTGTACTACTGTCACTATGTAGATTTATTAGCCTAATGAACTTGTAGCCACAATGGACTGATGTGCAATTAATCCTGTATAAGTACCCATTAATATGAGATCTCTAAGTCAATGCTGTTACATGTGCAGAGGGAACTTAGATTTGGTGAAACCGAATGGCTGAGAGCAGAACCCGCTATGTCACTTGTCGTAGCTTATGcgagaggaaaagcagcagagtaCGGGTCGTCCCCGGCACATGCGTGCGCACACGCATTCAGATACGTATTTCTAGCATCAACGGTTCCTCTTCAGGTCTGCAGCAGGGTTAGTGCTATCGGCCAGGCAGATGCACTTTGGCCCAGGCTCCTTTATTGCCGTGATCAAATCTGGCATCGGGAGGTGGGACAGACATATCCCCTTGGTCTGGATTTGCgttttattttggatgctccctgCACAATGTAAGACAATTTACTCATTGaacttggggttgttttttgtttgtcgTGTCACAAACGGCTCATTCTCTGGAGGGTTTTAGAGGGCTCTGAAATCCATTTGGAGTGAGTTAGAGAATTCAGCTTGTTTCTACAATAAATCCATTGTGGATTTACCAGGTGCCTGGGGAATACTCTGCTGTTCCCTCTCTAATTTTTTAGCAAGATACTTAGGACCAAACCAAATATTTCATAAGCTGGGAGAAGATGAAAGCTCAGCACTTGGCTTTTTTTTAGACAGCATCCAGCATAGCATATATTTCCAGTAAAGattataaagataatttttatctTGGCCAGAAGCGTGGTGTGAATGGCTGTCTGTGCTACGAGCTCTGTAAGAGGGCACTGCTGAGAGAGAGAATGTCAAAACTGTTGTAATATGAGGATAATTATGACTGTTACCTTGAAAGAAAAAACCTGCTTCTGAATTGGCAGATGCCAGGATGGAGCGTGGCATGGCCGTGTctgctccccaggcagagcaAACTCCGTCGTGAAGTTTCCCAGTTGCAGCTCAGTTGATAGAACCATGCCCAGGTTGTCCTGCTGCAGACCTGGCGTGGGGTTCCCCTGGCTGCGTGTAGGCGTCTCCATCCAAGCTGGTCCTCTGAGCCCCCTTGACGCGGTAAAGGAGTCGGAGGGTACAAGTCATCTCATCTCCCTGCGAGGGCTACACGGGCTCAGGTGAATCTCACCCCCAAataggtatcttttttttttttctcctttgactaGAGGGGCCCAGGGTGAGCTGCCGTTACACGTGTGCACTGTCTGTCTGGAGCTGGGCGATTGGAGTCAAAGCCAGCGtggtccctgctgcagcctgtcGGGCACTGGTGGCTGGCAAACCACGCATCGATTGTATTTCTGGAGTATTTCTATCCTGCCCCAGAAAATGTACCTAGGTAATACACAGCCGTGTGCATGATCTCCTGTACTTCAGAGTTTGGAGATACCAGAGTGCTGTAACGTCACCCGGATGGGCTTTGTAATTCTGTTACGTCAGGACGTGCTGTTCCTCCGTTGACATGTTGACATACGAAGTTTCTCTCATATCAATAAATTCTAACGATAACCTTGACAAAAGTGAATTTCTACTTTTTTACCCAGGTGTCTGCACTGAGGACTGATATTTTGGTCTGATTATTCAGTAGCTCGTTAAGTCTGTGACCCCCAGGTTTGGAAGGAGCAGCCGCTGG containing:
- the LOC143168591 gene encoding discoidin domain-containing receptor 2-like isoform X4, which translates into the protein MPMTVCMRVELYGCVWYDGLASYSIPEGGTIAAPGFPIVYLNDSTYDGYQERRHLYGGLGQLTDGVLGLDDFTQSHQYRVWPGYDYVGWKNESFSTGSVEMEFQFDRPRNFTSMKVHCNNMFSKGVKIFQKVECLFKPRLIADWESEPVGVATVLDDKNPSARFVTVPLNQRVGKAILCRFYFADTWMMMSEISFQSDMESVNPNFVTVATSTTDLLETECNVTEGTWETTSSVTSTWIGEKADDSNTSILVGCLVAIILLLLMIIIIILWKQYVQKRLEKAPRRILEEDATVRLSFYSYTIANNQTQIHQSNPTYERAFPLDLEYHQPATLLQKLPELSQSAEDSVCSGDYAEPDLTKSTPHQGFQNNVPHYAETDIVHLQGVTGNNMYAVPALTVDSLTKKDISVGEFPRQQLRLKEKLGEGQFGEVHLCEADGLLEFLGVSPTEFTHQPVLVAVKMLRSDVNKTARNDFLKEIKIMSRLKNPNIIRLLGVCVHDDPLCMITEYMENGDLNQFLSQREIYSKFAISNNIPCVSYSNLLYMATQIASGMKYLASLNFVHRDLATRNCLVGNNYTIKIADFGMSRNLYSGDYYRIQGRAVLPIRWMAWESILLGKFTTASDVWAFGVTLWEMFILCKEQPYSLLSDEQVIENTGEFFRSQGRQIYLSQTPLCPNPVFDLMLKCWSRDIKDRPTFDMIHHFLLEQMESNI